The Brachyhypopomus gauderio isolate BG-103 chromosome 2, BGAUD_0.2, whole genome shotgun sequence genome contains a region encoding:
- the zwilch gene encoding protein zwilch homolog, whose translation MRGTIVSEANGFIQFLKLCQDDSKDAWVYQEDVRISKHTDESLLTIVEGNQPGFICEKMSPQNEPEDTECTEETSFEEMSTKPLQQDMGPLPLTINRARQLLSWYTMCQNPNMCQVKACVLHPLWIRCDMQDPAGTSWMGVETVYAGSKATAVKLYSVCCKGAALDEASFFTMDKLKQEHQNRHHASTVVTKGRAEYNLFCSVKEESIVTDSQSGVTARFRWNGVEKILEVPPLSSEVTLHIKVTVGDIRSPMFQTYRELEFLLTLAEGLRTGEIEWLEPLVTESAVDLTRSLIEELENIANAVPGQTLKGSENQKAKTDSVMGFNTMQIERGDLDFTEQLWEKMRKSVTSYQDITDSLKLVIKAVRCGQIKPWVHRDSSSSLSKLVVESYQHQVEPVALTGHTPAIMLLELGLDKMRKDYINYLVGKELTTLNHLSYYLSSEVDLQEQVMRLRKLHHLLEILGTCSSFLNLPHKRLFFFTQSCLQYYKSAPYDEEHVFEMQIKPALISHFYQVEQPSSWAVEVSSGQGSREVKTFYLLSDVPLVHHVTFDSEPPLEETVSAENEKTAYFRTLVSCNLVSFG comes from the exons ATGAGAGGTACCATCGTTTCTGAAGCTAACGGCTTCATTCAGTTTCTCAA GTTATGTCAGGATGACTCCAAAGATGCCTGGGTCTATCAG GAGGATGTTAGGATATCAAAACACACAGATGAATCTCTCCTCACTATAGTTGAAGGAAACCAGCCTGGCTTCATTTGTGAAAAAATG TCACCACAAAATGAGCCTGAGGATACAGAATGCACTGAGGAAACCAGTTTCGAAGAAATGTCCACTAAACCGCTGCAGCAAGACATGGGGCCGTTACCACTCACAATCAACAGAGCACG GCAGCTGCTGTCATGGTACACCATGTGTCAGAACCCCAACATGTGCCAGGTGAAGGCGTGTGTTCTGCACCCTCTCTGGATTCGCTGTGACATGCAGGACCCTGCTGGCACTTCCTGGATGGGTGTGGAGACGGTCTATGCTGGCAGCAAAGCTACAGCAGTCAAGCTGTACTCGGTCTGCTGCAAAG GTGCGGCGTTGGATGAGGCCTCTTTTTTCACAATGGATAAACTTAAGCAAGAACACCAGAACAGACACCATGCCTCGACT GTGGTGACTAAAGGCCGGGCTGAATACAACCTCTTCTGCTCGGTGAAGGAGGAGAGTATTGTTACTGATTCTCAGAGCGGCGTAACTGCCAGGTTCAGATGGAACGGTGTAGAGAAGATCCTGGAGGTTCCTCCTCTATCTTCTGAAGTCACACTG CATATCAAAGTGACAGTAGGAGACATCAGGAGCCCCATGTTTCAGACCTACAGAGAGTTGGAATTCCTTCTG ACTCTGGCTGAAGGCTTGAGGACCGGGGAGATCGAGTGGTTGGAGCCGCTGGTGACTGAGTCCGCTGTGGACTTGACCAGATCACTCATTGAGG AGCTGGAAAACATTGCAAATGCAGTTCCAGGCCAGACTTTAAAAGGATCAGAG AACCAGAAGGCTAAGACGGACTCTGTGATGGGCTTCAACACTATGCAAATTGAGAGAGGAGACCTGGATTTTACAGAACAGCTCTGGGAAAAAATGAGGAAGA GTGTGACATCATATCAAGACATAACAGACTCTCTGAAATTAGTCATCAAGGCTGTGCGATGTGGTCAGATTAAACCCTGG gTCCACAGGGACAGCAGCAGTTCTCTGAGTAAACTTGTAGTGGAGTCATACCAACACCAGGTGGAGCCGGTGGCCCTCACAGGCCACACCCCTGCTATCATGCTGCTGGAACTGGGCCTGGACAAAATGCGAAAGGACTACATTAACTACCTTGTTG GGAAGGAGCTGACAACTCTCAACCATCTG AGTTACTACTTGAGCAGTGAGGTGGACCTGCAGGAGCAGGTGATGCGACTGAGAAAACTGCACCACCTGCTGGAGATCCTGGGCACCTGCAGTAGCTTCCTCAACCTGCCGCACAAGCGCCTCTTTTTCTTCACTCA GTCATGCTTGCAATACTATAAATCTGCACCTTATGATGAAGAGCATGTATTTGAGATGCAAATCAAACCTGCTCTCATCAGCCACTTCTATCAGGT GGAGCAGCCATCGTCATGGGCAGTGGAGGTGTCCAGTGGCCAGGGGTCACGAGAGGTCAAAACCTTCTATCTTCTCAGTGATGTGCCTCTGGTGCATCATGTCACCTTTGACTCAG AACCACCACTGGAGGAGACGGTGAGTGCGGAGAACGAGAAGACAGCTTATTTCAGAACTTTGGTGTCCTGTAACCTGGTCAGCTTTGGTTAG
- the rpl4 gene encoding large ribosomal subunit protein uL4, giving the protein MACARPLISIYSEKGETSGKNVVMPAVFRAPIRPDIVNFVHTNMRKNKRQPYAVSELAGHQTSAESWGTGRAVARIPRVRGGGTHRSGQGAFGNMCRGGRMFAPTKTWRRWHRRINVTQKRYAICSALAASALPALVMAKGHRIEEIPEVPLVVDDKVEGYKKTKEAVLLLKKLKAWNDIKKVYASQRMRAGKGKMRNRRRIQRKGPCIIYNEDNGVTKAFRNIPGITLQRVSKLDLLKLAPGGHIGRFCIWTESAFRKLDDLYGTWRKPSTLKVDYNLPMHKMTNTDLGRILQSEEIHKALHPTNRKIQRRILKKNPLKNLRIMVKLNPYAKTARRRAILQHKPEIKAKMLKPKKVWKFKKTKKPAAVPAAQ; this is encoded by the exons ATG GCTTGTGCCCGACCGTTAATCTCGATATATTCCGAGAAGGGTGAGACTTCAGGCAAAAATGTGGTCATGCCTGCCGTGTTCAGGGCCCCTATTCGCCCAGATATCGTGAACTTCGTGCATACCAACATGCGCAAGAACAAGCGCCAACCCTACGCAGTCAGTGAACTGGCCG GTCACCAGACCAGTGCTGAATCCTGGGGCACCGGGCGAGCTGTGGCCCGTATTCCCCGAGTGCGTGGAGGAGGTACGCACCGCTCTGGTCAGGGAGCCTTTGGAAAC ATGTGTCGTGGTGGCCGCATGTTTGCCCCCACAAAGACCTGGCGACGCTGGCACAGAAGGATCAATGTCACCCAGAAGCGCTATGCCATCTGCTCTGCCTTGGCTGCCTCTGCCCTCCCTGCCCTGGTCATGGCTAAAG GACACCGCATTGAGGAGATTCCTGAGGTCCCACTTGTCGTTGATGACAAAGTTGAGGGATACAAAAAGACCAAGGAGGCAGTGCTTCTGCTGAAGAAACTCAAGGCCTGGAATGATATCAAGAAG GTTTACGCCTCTCAACGCATGCGTGCCGGCAAGGGTAAAATGAGAAATCGTAGACGTATACAGCGCAAGGGGCCGTGCATCATCTACAACGAAGATAACGGTGTCACAAAAGCCTTCAGAAATATCCCAG GCATCACACTTCAGCGAGTTAGCAAACTGGACCTCCTGAAACTTGCCCCTGGTGGTCATATTGGCCGCTTCTGCATCTGGACAGAGAGCGCCTTCCGCAAGCTGGACGATCTCTACGGCACTTGGCGCAAGCCCTCCACCCTAAAGGTTGACTACAA TTTGCCAATGCACAAAATGACCAACACAGATCTGGGCAGAATCCTACAGAGTGAGGAAATCCATAAGGCACTTCATCCTACCAA TAGGAAGATTCAGCGCAGAATTCTGAAGAAGAACCCGCTGAAGAACCTGCGAATAATGGTGAAGCTCAATCCTTACGCCAAGACAGCACGCCGCCGTGCCATCCTTCAGCACAAACCGGAG ATCAAAGCTAAAATGCTGAAACCGAAGAAGGTGTGGAAGTTCAAGAAAACCAAGAAACCGGCAGCAGTTCCTGCAGCTCAGTAG